The sequence GTGACCTAGTTTTTCACGatgattaaaaatctattgttcttttgtttgtttttccggTTTGAGAACTTGGTTGTTTTCAATACGGTGACgattaaacgttaaaaaaaaccggtagattaaaaaaataaaaaaaaaacttcattcGTTAATCCGTCAACGCTCGTGAGTCCGACAAACGGAAATAATTCGAATTGTATTCATCGGCGCGTTACCATAATTGAAACATCGATTGGATTGTGTACCTACAGATACACAGTGACGCAAACGTCgccattttaaaataagtatattacttTTGTTTCGTTTGATATTGTTTCGCATTGATATTTATGGTATACGTTTATAACAttcgttttttataaataaaattcaagatttaaaaataaaaaattgcgaTACGATAAATAAACTTTACTTAATTCAGAACATAAAGAAATACGTAAACGTCAACATCGTGAATAATTATTGAGTCTTGAAACAGTTGAAACACTTATTAAGTTCTCATCTGTATAATGTCTTAAGCGGACGTaagtttacaaatttaataatttattaaatagagtCCGGCGTATCATTGGTCTCCAAGAGTAAAAACTGCCAACAAAATGTAAAGTGCGCCAAatactagtaataataaaagcCGATGTAAATTCACTTGTACAAAtcgcatgtatattattatatagaatgcaACCACGCGAGCATCAAAATACTATACGAAAAAcatcgtttttaaaataacagcGCGTAATCAATGTGTTTCTGgttcattatatttttcgaGCTACTTTCACTGTTTACACATCTGTAGCAAGACTACATTTTCTTTTACAACCCATTACCacgataaatgataaaatatattgtaaatctgttatcatttttatttaccgTCGATTACTTTCGACGGTTATTTTTCTATGATGTAATTTCAGAATGACATACGTTAAGGAAATTCGATCCCGCCTGTATTTTCAaccaaaatatacctattttatgacAATCGCACTGATTATCCTATTTCTTTGGATAAAACTTctgaaaacatatttatgttCATCATAAAGGTAAATAGAAAACAGATGTTTccactttttaaagatcaaacACTTAAGCCccttaaaatgttgaatattaagaattaaaaaaatatatttaatatcaaaatgaaaacattaaaacgTCTGTTTCTTTTACACACATTCCTCtagtctaatattataaaacttctcCATAAAACAAGGAACAATAATTAACCTACTCGGAGTACAGGACACACTTACCTACCAATACTTTATGTAGAGGGAAGAACCCACCATTTACACCACCTGTGGCGTAGAAGTGTACAACTAACACTCAAACACTTATTAACCAAACGCGAAATTTTCAACGAGAACGAATAGAAACTGTAACCACCTCCGAGTAATTATCAGTCCAAACCTAACTACAACAGTCAAGCTATTCAAAATATCTCAAACTTTCTAATATGTACcatacaatataaaactataatataacctaaGTACGCGTCCTAATAGTTTAAGTTTAACACTGTACTTTGTTTTATCTACAATGGTCAATGaccaatgtatttaataaaaaaaaatcggaaacgatataatataatataatctatattaatgtattatgtattactatattacaaAAACACTTTGTTTTCTTAACTTtttagattgtttttttttttttttattacttttgttcATTGTGTGATTTGCATAACAAATGTATTTCAGAGAACGCGTATTCACGAAGCAGAAAATTGGTTTCTACGGGCAAAAAAATTGGCGCCCGGTGACGCGTCCGTGTACAAACATTTCGgtcggtatatattttataaaatacatttcgtaataataacaacattgtATCgtcttcttaaaaaaaattgctataacagttaataatatttaaatatataaatattcgttACCGGTAAAATCTTTTTTTCACAGGAGTTTTCCTGCTGGAACAAGAACGGTACTCTGAAGCCGCATCGCAGTTAGTAGAAGCCGTCGCACTTGAACCCGAAGACTACGACTTGACTGTTACAGCAGCCACCGCGCTTAGGCAGGCGGGCGTGTCGCTCAGGGCTGAGGAAATGTACAGAAAAGCAGCCATACTCAGGCCACAAGTatgacaatttataaataatatttatttattttactcgatataaattataaagtgaaGAATCTGAATTGTATTTGCACTCGACATCAGTGATGTGACGATGACATAACAGATCTATAAGaatatttgtaaatgttttaaattaaccaCAAGGACAAAAATATGAAAGTGTAAGTCAACAGTAATTCTCGATTTTGGGCAAACCTCGACcaccttttttattttctagaatttttaatcgtattatatacTAGTGGTCGGACAATACATTCTTATAACgattgcaataataaataataaatgtaaaatccacaaatattattaatataaacaatatttgactttaaaattatctatttctttttgtgtgtgtatgtgtgcatCTATCATCGTCTTTTgaaactataaaaatgattaagatTTTGAACTAAAGTatcttttttaatagaaaaatgaatCTTGCgaggattataaaaaaaaataattttctatacttaaaatcgattttctaattttattgtaattcaaaaatgaatagctgtaaatacttgaaatgctCACTGAATGAAGCTACctgtttatagacatttaaacttattttttttacataaatttcgATGAAATGTAATCCAAAATTCcacatcaattattaaaattgaaatatagaaaaaacaatTAGCGTGTAaatgcacaatttttttatacattttaaagtataaatgtttacaacatttgttaatgtttttgaagttaaaaatgtttactatttttatggctgagaattatatattcaattcaATGATTCTTTTTAAGTAGTTCTttctgaaaacaaaaaatataataaatatacaatggcatacatatttttcaatttatataaattatattctatatattattataaagtgacAACAATCATTCCCTATATATTTAGAgaggattaaaatattattaattttatacttaattgtaattttcttaaatcaaattatttaagttaagttTAAATCGGTGTAAAAAGAATTTTAGTAATCagaaaaatattgtgattacGAATATTTCCCATTACACGCAGTTCATGTAAATTTTTATGACTCATCGTTATTcgtttacgatattattataatctgttCGCTTTATCCTTTACTATTctcgtaataaattaatatttaaaatcgatttttattattcactgtTTAAACATCAACCATAATAACTCGACTGCAACGACCGTAAACCCGATCGGTACATTAATAATTCGATactgttatgtatataatatgtattttactttatgttttaaatattacttaattctcctgttgacattttttattgcTTAAGAAATGGGGGAATACTGATCGATCGAAATTCAAAAGAGGGACTGAAACATTTTGAAGTGAACCACACCGTTACACTGCACGTATACACTTAAGGAAGGTACATAAAGTACATTAAAATGCAATGTCgtaaattagttttttggttatacttttataaaacttGCGTACGGATACAGATATAAAATAGTGGCAATGTACCGCGTTTCGGACGGAGATTCTATTTATAGAGTTTCATGAATTCACATTTTTGTGTTGTGTAAGCATTTTCTCGGCGTCTGTTTATGTGTACGTGATTTGGAACGTAGCCGAAATGAAAATCCGTACGATAAATAAATCATCACGAGGGTTGGTttggtctatattatataatcgcaTCTGTGTACAGGACTACGCTCGCAGATAGagcatataacaataatttttgtataatattatattataaaagttaacgTGATAGAAATTGAAAACGACTAGGTTCGTGTGGACGGAAAATAGAATGGATAGAAGTGACtcggaataattaaaataataaaacaattgaaaaaaatctcTAAAtcccaaatattatattaccacacATCACTTTCATACATTTCGAGTTGGTATAATATTTACCGAAATAGTAATGGTAAAAACCGATTAAACTACATCAAATTCTGACACTGCTCATTGCCGAAATTTTTCATTTctcaattatttagaaatttatattttcaccattttctgttaataatttttcacgttcattatattgttgtttaatatgATTCCATAGCCATTTAATCTTATGATTGTCTCGTCAGATACCACGTAAATACTTTCATAGAACTCTTCCCTATCAATGCCATCCCTTTTACTGTGCACCAACGATCGATATCAATGGTGGTTCCCTCAACTCGAACGTTTTAATACGTTTTGGTATAAGCAAATTCACCACCTATACAActacaaactatattattattgattctcCCGGGCTTCTGTTAATATTTTACTCGAATAATCGGTCATACACCTACTTATTTTGTGTAACTCCCACTGTAAGATTTGTAACCGTTGACTGCAATTTGCTTTGGCAGTGAGCTATGCGTACAAAGATTAGTCGGCTaaggaaataataattcatttgaaaaaaaaatatattttaaaaatacttaaaatagtatattattatgttattacaatcATCACAAAAAAGTGACTGGccgtcaaatattatattgttgtattgtaATAGACACAGTCGGAGATCACGTTATccgagtatataatatcatatcaacgtacctatctaaaaatgtatataatgcaCGTAATCCTCGATAAAGTTCAAGTACAAGTTccgaaaataaaagaaaaataacagtGTCCTACAGTATTTTGTATGATTTcgtttggttaattttttttcattcgctTTTATTCGTCCAACcgactacataataatataatataatcgttaaaaatgttaaataacgtTTCACCGCTCGTCCGATTACGTTGTATATCTTATGCGTATTATACTAACATCTTCGTTTTTGTTTAAAAGATGAGTAAAAATCATCTaccgtaatattatgttttactagaaactcattattttgtatggctattattatgatattatattacaataatcgtTTTTGAACCGTCTGGAATTATGCCGTCTATACAATAGTTACGGGGTGGCCCCGTCGGCTGAACAGCAGAAGCCAGGGGCGCTCGGCCAGAAGAAGATTATGCGGGAATTTCGATTTTGCCTGCGACGAACGGTTTAATTGAAAACACGCCCCTCTTCGGGTTTAATTCAGACGTCCGAAACCATCATCATTTTTGCATGACCCCCATCCACCGTAATCCTGACTGTGTGGTGCAGACATCGGTGACAACGCGTTTGTTAACCACAACTATACCAATCGAGATGAACACTGCACACAATCAGAGAACCGTTGCCGcttacgattataataatataacataacgatttgtaaatatatatactgcagCGGTATACGGGCCATGTAtctttggtatattatattggtatataatccatttgtataaaacataacTACTGCAAGATAGCCGTATATGCAacaaaagtaaaacaataaattcaaaatcGGTATTGCGCtttcgaaatatttattataataactggttgatttttcaatattttctaaaatacatttttagtttttgaacggagaagcaatgaatgtattgattttacaatgaggtgtgttttttttatgtctgaagaaatttactatagtaaaaaatatactttaattttcactttaacGGTGATTTGCGGAAGAcctagtttatatttataaatgctgTCTGGGTAAGGGGATCAAAAACGATTTATTCTCAGTACGtttcaaaataatcagaaatcacaacaacaacaaaaaagttTGGTGACCATGAATggattaacaatttattacagtGAATCATTGACACTGACTACTTACAGACAAGAGTAGTTACATacttaatggattttttttttattgtcaacgcgtatattataaataacgaaCGATGAAGTGAACTATTGACCTAACCTATATTAGTTTCTTgctatttaaatgcatttaaaattcataaaataggaACTAAACAAACGCGACCTTACTGAAATCGTGCAATTGAAATTACGCTTGTATCGTGTCTGCAAACGCATTTATAGATGAAAATTAATCTAATCTGTTtgataatctaatattaaatcattaaacatatttaatattaaattcgtcAAATTGTGTAATCAAGACTTTCGTGTTTTTCGTCTAagatatctttattttttcgaGCATACGATTTTTCCAATGTTTTTATGGAGATACGCTATTTAACATTTACGAGATGCGAccgtttaatttgtattattttcgtaattacgatattttgtatagtttgaCGCAAATTCCTCGAAGgagtaatcattaaaataatttattggtaatgGATATCAgcccatttatatattttttggagtTACGTCCTTTGCCAAATAGGTTGACGATATGAATTGTCATTCGACTGAGAAAATCGTTACaacaaaatttcaattattttttgttggaaAGTTTTAACGtcctgtataatgtatatgataatatttgtcATATTTTCCCAAAAAAATTGAtcgaattatgtatatttttgcgGATTTACGTAATCGGATCAtcccttatataatataatattataccccaacccaataaatatattatatttttatgatgtttGTTTGACATCATCAGCAAACGCAAAACGATAGTACCAAACCATGTACACACATTATTTTGGACGGTCACGAGCAATTCGTGAGTTCGAAAAGATACGAACAGCTGATAATATACTCGCCCCGCAACCATTCACGTCGATTACAGTTATTGCAAAAACAGCATTTTGAATATTGATAAGAATACTGCACGTTGGTGTAATAACGCGGCCCTATCGCGGTGATCACATTTCTGTGTGACCGTTATTACAATGCTTTAACACACACGATAAATATAGCATTATCTGAGGGAAACCGTTTATTTTTCCTTTATTCTTTTTCCGTCGCGTTTTAGTTTTGTTCGCCCAATTAACTACAATTTTAATCTTAGTGGGTTCGTGTTTGTGCTACTTAGCATCCCATCTGTCCACTATTATGGTTCAAACAAATTTTGAATGTATACAATTCGAAAATTGGTtggcgcgcgcacacacacactattgaaaaatgttgcAAACCattcttattttacaatattatacttatattttcatgtatttttatttttttatacttaaagatttaagttaatataacattttaaaaaaatagttggtTACAGTTTACAGTTCATCGATGGTCTacctgataaaataaaaaactttaagtaaatataaaccaAACAAATTTCGTATTATGATAAATGAAGAAATgtcctattttatatttttaaaaccagaaTCAAGCAGGTACGAAATCATCGCGTGCAGATTGtgaacaaaattgattttctatCCCAAGCGTTATAAGGTAAAGAATACGGAATAGAAAATATACATATGACTTGATcataaatcttttataaaaaaaatatggaagtACCAGAGTTAAGAACATATTATGGAAATATTTCGATTATgttctcataaaataaaatattaaatattaaagccgTCGCTTAGCGTCTTATTCCTCGTTTTACCAatagtttttaatgataatatcgtTAGGTGATATGCTAAACGATATACGATGCCGGCGGAATCTCTTTACCAACCCACTcctcccacacacacacacacacacacactaacaACTACCGCCAAATATGTGACACGTGATATGCACCGTCTTGTAATCACCACTCGTCTGTTGTATTCGCAGGACGCTAGCAGTCACAGCAATCTGGGAGCGATGCTGCACCTGAACGGCAAGCACCGCGAGGCGTTAACCAGTTATCAAAACGCGTTGAGGATATCGCCGGACGACCGGACCACGCTGGACAATCTCAACAAGCTGAGAAACGTGTTGCGTCGCCGGTCCAGAGCGGCGTGATGGCGGCTACCACATCGACGGCCGTGATAATTTTactgtaatgataataatatattatgtataatatgatgataatatcgacgacgacgatgacgagtGTGTGGTTTTGTATCAAGGcgtaattttctatattttttttcgtacatatacatatatacaacatatataatatattttaaaaatattttaatcctgtacataataaattatttacatacattaatatatatatatatatagtatatatacctataatattatgtataatatgattaatttctattatatgtattacatttattatattatattattataacaattcttacataatattatttcataatattgtgtagtgtacatattataattatattaaattgtattttatttgtattgtttctactattaatatataatatttacgtataagCATTaagcatatttatatacattataaacttaTGTACAAAGTGGCAAAAACGTATGGTCTTCTTCTGCATGGAATTCAAATTCAGCGGACCACTCGCAATATTACGATATGTATACTTGAAACTGCCGATTTTCTAGGATGACTAAGCTGTGAGTTGACAATATAGGCTTATTatcggtataaaatatattctttaacattttttagtagCGTAgtcttacaaaaaaaatcatgtacATCACTGCattttagcatttttattaTGATCGAGCTCAGTAGTACTCATACAAATTCGAATtcgaatttattaatattaatactatgtcGCGTCATATTTATCAGGCACTACGAgacaatgtaatattatcttatttgtgATTTAATTTACCCCCACCCAACAATATAGCTTCTAAAACGTTCCTGGAAAAATCGGCAGTTTTCAATAAAAGAAAATGCTCCGACGAATACGAATACTAACCTACACTTGCAGGAGACCGTGTCTTTTTCCGACTTTGTAAGTAAGTAAGTATAACATTtacatattgtacaaaaatcaatataaataatataaatttatttttgtttctataactttaataatattataatattctatagtcAGGAGTGACAAACTAAACGTGCCGAACTTaggtttatgatatttattttttttttacgatcatCCACCGGAAAATCGAGGGGAAACGTAAAGAGTGAAAGGGATCCGATACTGTTTAAACGCTACCGTGGTTTTCCGAGTATATACCGGCATTACAGTACACcacattttttctaatattttcaaatacatttctCGTTTCATCTTGAACTGTGTAAACAGTggtctttgatttttttttttaagttccgGGAATAATGGTTGcctaacttctataaatatatcatcAACATTATTTACTTACGTTAATGCTtaaccaataatttaaaaagttatttaaaaaaataaataaataaataaatattatctcgCATTTTCAACGCCATCGTCCAATCATTCGAACTtgacttaatatttttctaatgagTACTTTTGTTCCGTGCGCGCACGCGAGTGTCGTGCTcgaaatgtttttcttttatcattaccattattattattattattattattttttttttttattttttttttacatttcatagCTTTGTTGTAACTGTCGCGTTAAGAGCGAAtattcattcaatatttttatcattattttcagtCCACTGCAAGACAATAGGGAGGGGAATGTACTTATTTTTCGACAttacatttcattttattttaactgtgtgtataatatattattatgaacgtaatataaattatcatagtatTGTATGCGTATATATCTATGTGCAATATGTCAaatgattaatgtttttaagataGACCTTAACCGACCGACCgacctaacatttttttttccacggCCGtctcgatttatttttttaatccattttcgtaacaaaaatgatttatagcgtgtattaataatataatttatatttactaagaCCGTTGCGTGGTGATATCGTCGCTCAACCGTCGGCTGGAAAAAACGGTTTTCTCGGTTTTCTggaataccaaaaaaaaaaaaaaaaaaaattcaccatcttcgcTTTCTAGCCAACGATATTCGTGATAATCGATACGCCGCTACCGCGCTGTCCGCAAATCGTAACTTCGATAATGCAACGATGTAACATACCTACGCCTAATGTAATAAATTGCGTTAACGCGACgtcgatttattaaattttagattttattatggCGCTTCGTCGACATTCGGACTCAAATTCGAGTTACGTATTATAGCCATACataagtgcatattataatatgtttataataatattatatgtaacgcGATTCATTGAATACACGATTTATAGATAGGAGTCGTACAATTACacaaacatacaaataataaatatatatacatttattcatgtgatttatataatatttaaaaaaaaaaatatttgatattttgtacatttcgTGTAAAGACAATAAAATTAAGACGTCTCATGATTTTTTCGgcgttttcaatatttattttttcctccCCTCGTCCGTGTTGTGTTTTCAGTTGTTGCCGTTGCTGTAGTCCACGTCTTCGGGTAAACGCATCGTGTGATCGACATTATCGTTGTTAATCTGTTGGCCGCCCGAAAACGGCGGCGGACAGCAGTACGGACTACCCTTGACGCTGGTTTTCGAACAGTAAGGTGCGTCAGAGTTGGTTACGCAGTACACTCCGTTCAccctgaaataaaaaaaactcgttAAACGTATGggtagtattattatagaattaccatgtaaatatttatattttatattattattttttttttctaatgaattcaacatttttattttttcaaattctctATGCTTAAAACCGTGGTAAAGCGTCATGTTTAAGAAATTAGTCaacagaaaataatttacttcatatttttattacttgaaaaaaatttaacgttctaaaaataaataacgtcaTTACAGTAATGCATTACTTACGTAATGTTACTACTTGTTTTAAAACTAGAATCGATTCCGGAGATACAGCAGCGATTTACATCAGTACGCGGTTTTTCTATCAAAATCTTAGTACACTTCCGAAATAAATATAACGCGTAACACAAAATCGGTAcagaaaaatcgttattataatataaatatcgtttaaaataaaatcacgcGAGTAAAGCGTTTGAAAATGAGACGGAATACTCACTCATCAGGTGTGTGTTGGCCCAGGATGACGTACGGCGTTTGGCCAAAAGAGTTGACAATCGAAAAACTCGAACCACTTTCACTGCCCTGCACACATCTCCTGGTGCACGGCACAGCTTTGCGGGCGGTGTCTGGGTCCAAACTCTCGGCCAGGTAACACACGCTCCTAGCGTGACCACACAGTTCAGTGTCTATAACACGCCAcgaataagtacaaaatattttattagaacgcATAAAATTGAGAAAAATATTCTTGACACTCGTTACGAGGGCTGCAGTAAATGTTTTCCTTAAGATTACCAAACGTGATCGAAAGTAAGTCTTGTAGTTTTAGTAAATTTCTATACTGAATCATTACACCTAGGTTGAACTCAGCCCGTTCACAATAAGTAGATAGTCACAGTAGTGAGAAGCAAAGCAAGTTCAGGGTCACTATTCACAGTAAGTAACCAGCCAAACAACCATATTTAGAGGTCCaacataaattaacaaattattacatttttttacaatatttttttgcaaaaattacagaattttgaaacaaaaactttttcaatatttattacaaagtaaatgtaaaattatatatttattatacttgatttaCAAAGGCGTTGGAACcatattatcttaatttttcacaaattagtaattaaaataatatgacgagataaaatagatgatattatatagaaatatgattttaactagaaaaattatgttggaaaataaaaatatgtattttatttttacttctctCCCCGCGGCCTTGCCTAAACACCGCGGTGCCAATATTGTATTTTGGAATATTTGTATCGTGTTTTTTTCGTGATAACAGTATAACAGTGTAGATTTCCgggtatatattttgtgttggtTCGAGTTATTTCCATCATATTTATTgttagtgttttattttattattattatattttgacgtGCCGATCACGGTACTGTATGGTATTAGTAGCACAGCGATTCTGTTTAACACTGAGTAAGTCGATATATCGATTAGCTTAATTTCGAGTTTGCAGTGGCATATACCACGCACGTACTTACCGGAAGCATTCAAACAAAATGGCTGCACACGTCCTCCGTTCAGACAGAAATCCACGTGCCCCATGCGCTTCGAATCACCGTACTTGGACGTGGCGTGTATGATCTGCACGACGTCTGCGTCTCCAGAATCCAATCGATTAGATGCTCGATTTCGAATTAATGGTTTCGCCGGATCCACGCCTATAACATGGTGGACGTACGATGAAAATTGAGATCAGACatttgattatacattttttaccaaAGGCTAAAATATGTTAGGTTAAATTAGGTTTCTTGTACAAATTAAGTGATCGTAATAACTATAGAATAAACTCGGTTGCATAAATGACTACAACAGTAGGTACCACATATACCCGTGAAAATAAGGTatctatatacaaatacatcaatagagtttattttttaacaaatgtttgaaaaattaaaaccgATTGATTGCTAGACTTTagtcaataattaatttgagaAGTCCTACTATATAAAGTACTATACTGACATCTTAGTctattcaacatattatttcaatacgtaatattgttaaaatacaatagtataatcTGTTAGGTAAGGTtagattatgttaatttaataagtactaatattacagtatgatattataatatatacgtgtagtAATATAAGTAGTCGAGTATATTATTGCGATGACGAATTTCGTGTTTTCCGTTAAGTGTTTTGTTTTAGaagcattgtttttttttttttttttttaatatttacttttggcattttatttttttcacctttTCAGATCTTCTttcatacttaatatatatatatatattatatatatattgatagatACCTATGATACGGTGCATTCTAAATGGTAGGTAATTGGCCATAATTCCACATATATGTGCGCCAAGACTGTGACCTACGCACGTGAGCTGGTCAATGTCCAGACCAGCGGCTCGCAGATGCGTCAACATAACCGCCATACACTTGGCCACAGGTTTGAGATTGTGAACCGCAGCCGCGTAACACGGGATCATCGACAGTTTGCTCCAGTCCACCATAAACACGTTGTACTTTCCGTTGTTCAAGTACGCTGTAAATCAGACAACGACGGTTTAAAATacgtattcaaataatttcaagttaaattacttaaatcgtCAGTTTATGCTAGAGGAAAAATAATCACAAAGTTCTTAGTTATAAGATAATCCATACTtttaaatggaataattttcaaaaaaaaattttagttagccttttatcagtaaaatattcaacaacataatattatatttattatctttgtgtttttatatttatctataaaaaaacaaataaaatccaTATGCAAATGTATTGAAGCATTTAAACCAACTTAAATgttgtgtaaaattgtatacaggTAATTTATtctagtaattttaatataagccTTGCC is a genomic window of Rhopalosiphum padi isolate XX-2018 chromosome 4, ASM2088224v1, whole genome shotgun sequence containing:
- the LOC132929858 gene encoding phospholipase A1-like, producing MIQTIESGAVVVYEIGFFCVLYASITSGSLNGRGRGLIQNALTMGVRQNNVTGRDCVYKRDADDTCPGEDILFHYYTLRNTGGGGRGGGEGYSKMQKQQIEFASPAWLHSSGWDRSLHTVLIVHGYGGTAQDYLPGAVLRDAYLNNGKYNVFMVDWSKLSMIPCYAAAVHNLKPVAKCMAVMLTHLRAAGLDIDQLTCVGHSLGAHICGIMANYLPFRMHRIIGVDPAKPLIRNRASNRLDSGDADVVQIIHATSKYGDSKRMGHVDFCLNGGRVQPFCLNASDTELCGHARSVCYLAESLDPDTARKAVPCTRRCVQGSESGSSFSIVNSFGQTPYVILGQHTPDEVNGVYCVTNSDAPYCSKTSVKGSPYCCPPPFSGGQQINNDNVDHTMRLPEDVDYSNGNN